One window of Sphingobacteriales bacterium genomic DNA carries:
- a CDS encoding PP2C family protein-serine/threonine phosphatase, translated as MVKETNEKLKRQLLIKQLQIDSLLEVTKAINNNYSANTLFRIYEFILRAQMGVEKLIVFHKNNIWSCVCCYGLQGKEALIVNTNVEGKFTDFKDATHLTDKTNQPELAPFDWIIPVYHKDRPLAFLLLGEMKNNNSDTLDEKIKFIQTITNIIIVAIENKRLFKQQLQQERFKKELELAAQVQNMMVPKHLPDNETLQMSGVYLPHNNIGGDYYDFLPLNEHQFMVCIADISGKGIAAALLMANVQAVLRTLVSEELPLTELVKKLNRRVIDITGGEHFITLFIGKFNSRTRTLNYINAGHNPPILLADNALKLLEKGCTILGILDELPFINEGHQQLEPGNLLLSYTDGLVDLENEKGQYFTDKRLEDFILNNGHLPVSEMTQLLTETLDNFKGRQNASDDISFLSFKVF; from the coding sequence ATGGTAAAAGAAACAAACGAAAAGCTAAAAAGGCAACTGCTCATCAAACAACTTCAGATAGACTCGCTATTGGAAGTTACGAAAGCTATTAACAATAACTACTCCGCCAATACCCTGTTCAGAATTTACGAGTTTATTCTCAGGGCACAAATGGGAGTGGAAAAGCTGATTGTGTTTCATAAAAACAATATCTGGAGCTGTGTTTGCTGTTACGGGCTTCAGGGAAAAGAAGCCCTCATTGTCAATACCAATGTGGAGGGTAAGTTTACCGACTTTAAAGATGCTACCCACCTGACCGACAAAACCAATCAACCCGAACTTGCCCCGTTTGACTGGATTATTCCTGTCTATCACAAAGACCGCCCATTGGCCTTTTTGTTGCTCGGTGAAATGAAAAACAACAACAGCGATACGCTCGATGAGAAAATCAAATTCATTCAGACCATTACCAATATCATCATCGTTGCCATCGAAAACAAGCGGTTGTTCAAACAGCAACTTCAACAGGAAAGGTTTAAAAAAGAATTAGAACTTGCCGCACAGGTGCAAAATATGATGGTGCCCAAACATCTGCCCGACAACGAAACACTGCAAATGTCAGGAGTCTATCTGCCACACAACAATATAGGGGGCGACTATTACGATTTTCTCCCCCTGAACGAACATCAATTTATGGTTTGCATTGCCGATATTTCGGGAAAAGGGATAGCCGCTGCTTTGCTCATGGCCAACGTGCAGGCTGTTTTGCGCACCCTCGTCAGTGAAGAACTGCCATTGACAGAATTGGTTAAAAAACTCAACAGGCGCGTAATTGACATCACCGGCGGCGAACATTTTATTACCCTTTTTATCGGCAAATTTAACTCCCGGACCAGAACCCTGAACTATATCAATGCAGGACATAATCCCCCCATTCTGCTGGCTGATAATGCCCTCAAGCTTCTCGAAAAAGGTTGTACTATTTTGGGCATTTTGGACGAACTGCCATTTATAAACGAAGGGCATCAGCAACTCGAGCCCGGCAACCTCCTCCTGTCTTATACAGACGGACTCGTAGATCTCGAAAACGAAAAAGGGCAATATTTTACCGATAAACGCCTCGAAGATTTTATACTGAACAACGGCCACCTGCCCGTTTCCGAGATGACCCAACTTCTGACCGAAACCCTCGATAATTTTAAAGGCCGTCAGAATGCTTCAGACGATATCTCTTTTCTGAGTTTTAAAGTGTTTTGA
- a CDS encoding RidA family protein has protein sequence MKRINISSGAVWEDIVGYSRAVRVGNIIKVAGTTAVDGDEIQFPNQPFEQTLFILEKIEAALKQAGASMEDVVCTRIYVCNIHAHWEDIGRAHGQFFGKIKPAATMVQVSALIDPSLVVEIEAEAIIQP, from the coding sequence ATGAAACGTATCAATATCAGTTCAGGCGCTGTTTGGGAAGATATCGTGGGCTATTCGCGAGCGGTGCGGGTAGGCAACATCATAAAAGTTGCGGGTACTACGGCAGTAGATGGCGATGAAATACAGTTTCCCAATCAGCCCTTTGAGCAAACCCTGTTTATCCTCGAAAAAATAGAAGCCGCTCTGAAACAAGCAGGGGCTTCGATGGAAGACGTGGTTTGTACCCGCATCTATGTATGCAATATTCATGCGCATTGGGAAGACATAGGCCGGGCACATGGGCAGTTTTTCGGAAAAATCAAACCGGCAGCCACAATGGTGCAGGTATCGGCATTGATAGATCCTTCGTTGGTGGTTGAAATTGAAGCGGAAGCCATCATACAGCCGTAA
- a CDS encoding L,D-transpeptidase family protein, with protein sequence MSFKRLLLLTGLLVAGLLTAKAQNYEEYITVISFANEQLRFPRVWEAKIGTENSIKSAFALRGLSFPPKNIYFRAFKKEGILEVWVEHNNGQYVKFKDYTVCVSGGALGPKRRQGDYQVPEGFYYVNRFNPTSTYFLSLGIDYPNASDRILGGYENLGGDIYIHGACSTAGCLPLGNDKIKEVYWLAVLAKDNGQELIPVHIFPFKFDNFEHYQTEFSKNANRPYLIQFWDNLKKGYDYFEIYKTPPTVTVNGDGSYQY encoded by the coding sequence ATGAGTTTTAAAAGGCTACTCCTCCTTACCGGACTATTGGTGGCGGGTTTATTAACGGCCAAAGCCCAAAATTACGAAGAATACATCACCGTCATTTCCTTTGCCAATGAACAACTGAGGTTTCCACGCGTTTGGGAAGCTAAAATTGGCACTGAAAATTCGATAAAAAGCGCTTTTGCCCTGCGCGGGCTTAGTTTTCCTCCCAAGAATATATATTTCAGGGCATTCAAAAAAGAAGGCATCCTGGAAGTATGGGTGGAGCACAACAACGGGCAGTATGTGAAGTTTAAAGATTATACCGTCTGTGTTTCTGGAGGAGCTTTAGGCCCCAAAAGGAGGCAGGGTGATTATCAGGTACCCGAAGGTTTTTATTATGTCAACCGGTTTAATCCAACAAGTACCTACTTCCTGTCCTTGGGAATTGATTACCCTAACGCATCAGACAGAATTTTGGGTGGATATGAAAATCTTGGCGGCGATATATACATTCATGGTGCATGTTCAACTGCCGGATGCCTTCCTTTGGGCAACGATAAAATAAAAGAGGTGTATTGGCTGGCCGTTTTAGCCAAAGACAACGGGCAAGAACTGATACCTGTGCATATTTTTCCTTTTAAGTTTGACAATTTTGAACATTATCAGACTGAGTTTTCCAAAAACGCCAATCGCCCTTACCTCATTCAGTTTTGGGATAACCTCAAAAAAGGGTACGACTATTTTGAAATCTATAAAACCCCGCCAACTGTAACGGTCAATGGGGATGGGTCTTATCAATATTGA
- a CDS encoding TonB-dependent receptor, translating into MFSAVHPIIKVRLKQQKRFLSLFTALFCFITCPYFVFAQNGAIKGRVYDAVSNQPIPFANVTLQGTSTGATTDFEGMYSIENLPAGQYNLQVSYVGYKTALLYDNQVSNARPLTLDIALEAVVEQLDAVEVKASPFSKTEEAPVSLRSIGVNEIKRSPGGNRDISRVVQSLPGVASTTSFRNDIFIRGGSPSENRFYIDGIEIPVINHFATQGSSGGPVGMINVDFIREVNFFSGAFPANRGNSLSSVFDFTYRDANKDRLFFTATLGSSDLGLTVEGPMGKKTGFIFSARRSYLQFLFKALQLPFLPIYNDFQFNIKHKINDKNTLTFLGIGAIDQFELNRSANDTELQQYFLANLPVNEQWNYTVGIKYTHFAQNHYTNFIISRSHLNNSTVKYAGNDESSPESLILDYNSQEIENKVRIENIARKKGFKFLTGINYEYATYTNDTYNKIAVNGNVVLVDYDVRLNLHKWGAFAQVSKGFANDRLMLSAGLRTDANNYSSQMDNILRQLSPRFSLSYTLLPELNLNFNTGRYFQLPTYTSLGYQEDGQFVNKQNRLTYIQCDHLVAGVEWNTQKNSRITLEGFFKRYTDYPFSVKDSISLANLGSDFGVVGNEEVISASEGRTYGAELLFQQKLFKGLYGIAAYTLSWSQFTDKNGDYIPSSWDTRHILNLTAGKKFKRNWELGARFRFSSGRPFTPSDLENSSLISVWNISGQALPDYSQINSQWENVFHNLDIRVDKKWFLNRWNLNLFLDIQNIYNFQTTGQPFLTVERDETGNPVIDENNPNKYKTKFIENINGNLLPNIGVVVEF; encoded by the coding sequence ATGTTTTCAGCAGTTCATCCCATAATAAAAGTCAGACTTAAACAGCAAAAACGTTTTTTATCCTTATTCACTGCTTTATTTTGTTTTATAACCTGTCCATATTTTGTTTTTGCTCAAAACGGAGCCATCAAAGGCAGGGTGTATGATGCTGTCAGCAATCAACCCATTCCATTTGCCAACGTTACCCTTCAAGGGACAAGTACCGGAGCGACCACCGATTTTGAGGGCATGTACAGCATTGAAAACCTCCCTGCCGGACAGTACAATTTACAGGTCAGTTATGTGGGTTACAAAACGGCCTTGTTATATGACAATCAAGTCAGCAATGCCCGGCCGCTAACGCTGGATATTGCGCTCGAAGCGGTAGTTGAGCAGTTAGATGCCGTAGAAGTAAAAGCATCGCCATTCAGCAAAACCGAAGAAGCACCGGTATCCCTGAGAAGTATCGGAGTGAATGAAATTAAAAGAAGCCCGGGCGGTAACCGCGATATTTCACGGGTAGTGCAATCTCTTCCCGGTGTGGCGAGTACAACTTCTTTTCGAAATGATATTTTTATCAGGGGAGGATCACCTTCCGAAAACAGGTTCTATATAGATGGGATTGAAATTCCGGTCATTAACCATTTTGCCACTCAAGGTTCATCCGGAGGGCCGGTGGGTATGATTAATGTTGATTTTATCAGGGAGGTCAATTTTTTTTCAGGTGCATTTCCTGCAAACCGGGGTAACTCTCTTAGCTCGGTATTCGATTTTACCTATCGAGATGCCAATAAAGACCGTTTGTTTTTTACAGCCACCCTCGGTTCGAGCGATTTGGGACTTACAGTTGAGGGTCCAATGGGTAAAAAAACGGGCTTTATCTTCTCTGCCCGCCGATCCTACCTGCAATTTTTGTTTAAAGCACTTCAATTGCCGTTCCTTCCAATTTATAACGATTTCCAGTTTAACATAAAACATAAAATCAACGACAAAAACACCCTCACTTTTTTAGGTATCGGAGCGATAGATCAGTTTGAACTAAACCGGTCTGCCAACGACACTGAACTGCAACAATACTTCCTCGCTAACCTGCCGGTCAACGAGCAATGGAACTATACCGTTGGGATTAAGTACACGCACTTTGCTCAAAACCACTATACTAATTTCATAATCAGCCGCTCTCACCTGAATAACAGCACGGTAAAATATGCCGGAAACGATGAAAGCAGCCCCGAAAGTTTAATACTCGACTACAACTCGCAGGAAATAGAAAACAAAGTCAGGATTGAAAACATAGCCCGTAAGAAAGGCTTCAAGTTCCTGACCGGCATTAACTACGAATATGCGACTTATACAAATGACACTTACAACAAAATTGCGGTTAACGGCAATGTGGTGTTGGTGGATTATGATGTAAGGCTTAACCTGCATAAATGGGGAGCTTTTGCTCAGGTCAGCAAAGGGTTTGCAAACGACCGTCTGATGTTGTCGGCAGGATTAAGAACAGATGCCAACAACTATTCTTCGCAAATGGATAACATACTCAGACAGTTGTCCCCGAGATTTTCCCTGTCTTATACCCTGCTGCCTGAACTGAACCTCAACTTCAATACAGGAAGGTACTTTCAGCTTCCTACCTATACTTCATTAGGCTATCAGGAAGACGGACAGTTTGTCAACAAACAAAACCGGCTTACGTATATTCAGTGCGACCACCTTGTTGCGGGTGTTGAATGGAATACACAAAAAAACTCCCGCATCACCCTGGAAGGGTTTTTTAAACGATATACCGACTACCCGTTTTCGGTTAAAGACTCTATTTCATTAGCCAATCTTGGCAGCGATTTCGGGGTTGTGGGCAACGAAGAAGTTATCTCAGCTTCAGAGGGTCGTACTTATGGCGCAGAGTTGCTGTTTCAGCAAAAACTGTTCAAAGGACTTTACGGTATTGCCGCCTATACACTTTCGTGGAGTCAGTTTACCGATAAAAACGGCGATTATATTCCTTCATCCTGGGATACCCGTCATATTCTGAACCTGACTGCGGGTAAAAAATTTAAGCGAAACTGGGAATTAGGGGCTCGATTTCGTTTTTCATCCGGCCGCCCTTTTACCCCTTCCGATTTGGAAAACTCATCCCTTATTTCTGTTTGGAACATTTCCGGACAGGCACTGCCCGATTACTCCCAAATCAACAGCCAATGGGAGAATGTTTTTCATAACCTCGATATCAGAGTAGATAAAAAATGGTTCCTGAACCGGTGGAACCTCAATCTGTTTCTTGATATTCAGAACATCTACAACTTTCAGACAACCGGACAGCCTTTTTTAACCGTTGAGCGGGATGAAACCGGTAATCCGGTTATTGATGAAAACAATCCGAACAAGTATAAAACCAAATTTATTGAAAATATCAACGGCAACCTGCTTCCGAATATCGGGGTAGTGGTCGAGTTTTGA
- a CDS encoding glycosyltransferase — translation MIALYITGWLKLKAWKPVTTYIPKTPVTLIIPARNEANNIANCLNSVLAQRFPPELLEVVVVDDFSTDNTADIVETFAVHHPHIRLIRLQEVLTDSKPLNSYKKKAIQTAIGLSRNELIVTTDADCTALPEWLKTITAFYEDLSPQLIAAPVCFSGEQSFFERFQTLDFIGMMVSTGASAHLGLGSMCNGANIAYTRQAFNAVNGFAGIDHLASGDDMLLMAKIQDAFPGRVLFLKNSDATVYTFPQTGIIAFANQRIRWASKSAQYQDKQMTLYLAFVFLFNASLLLNFGLWVSGYRLAGTLLAGQLAAKFLVDFIYLSIGAHFFNRSKLLWLFLPAQVLHIFYIVLIGILGNLGKYNWKGRVVR, via the coding sequence TTGATTGCCCTCTACATAACAGGCTGGCTAAAGTTAAAAGCATGGAAACCTGTTACAACCTATATTCCCAAAACTCCGGTTACTTTAATTATTCCTGCACGCAATGAAGCCAACAATATTGCGAACTGCCTGAATTCGGTCCTTGCGCAGCGGTTTCCCCCTGAATTGCTTGAAGTCGTGGTTGTGGACGATTTTTCGACCGATAACACGGCAGACATCGTGGAAACCTTCGCAGTGCATCACCCACATATCCGGTTAATCCGTTTACAAGAGGTTTTGACCGATTCGAAACCATTAAATTCCTACAAAAAAAAGGCGATACAGACCGCTATCGGGTTAAGCAGGAATGAACTCATCGTTACTACTGATGCAGACTGCACTGCCTTGCCCGAATGGTTGAAAACAATTACCGCATTTTATGAAGACCTTAGCCCGCAACTGATTGCCGCACCGGTTTGCTTTTCCGGTGAACAAAGTTTTTTTGAACGTTTTCAAACGCTCGATTTTATCGGCATGATGGTTTCAACAGGTGCTTCTGCTCATTTAGGGCTGGGCAGTATGTGTAACGGGGCAAACATAGCCTATACCCGTCAGGCATTTAATGCCGTAAACGGGTTTGCCGGCATTGATCATCTGGCTTCCGGAGACGACATGTTGCTGATGGCAAAAATTCAGGATGCTTTCCCCGGCAGGGTTTTGTTTTTGAAAAACTCTGATGCGACAGTTTATACTTTTCCCCAAACAGGTATCATTGCCTTTGCCAATCAGAGAATCAGATGGGCTTCAAAATCGGCACAATATCAAGACAAACAAATGACCCTATATCTGGCATTTGTGTTTTTGTTTAACGCCTCTTTGCTGCTTAATTTTGGATTGTGGGTAAGCGGATACCGCTTGGCCGGAACTCTATTGGCCGGACAACTTGCGGCAAAGTTTTTAGTTGACTTTATCTACCTTTCCATTGGGGCGCATTTTTTTAATAGAAGTAAATTATTATGGCTATTTTTGCCTGCACAAGTCTTGCATATCTTTTACATTGTGCTGATTGGCATATTGGGCAATCTGGGCAAGTATAACTGGAAAGGCAGGGTGGTGCGTTGA
- a CDS encoding ABC transporter permease, with amino-acid sequence MQKPTTTADYLSPNQKAWQRFKRNKPAMLGMFIIAMAILTAIFGHVIAPDKTPDTNEQIAEIATKPPGFTITLLKVKKNAPPKSRNFLTLLLSGWENSFKLVPVTDYRFEEDTLLVNRFTSSSTVKVDTFQLADIVYSLSDNMSVEKQGNRLSFTNYEGQQQQAEIDQLQQLVKDRHLITKKYLLGTDNLGRDNVSRLILGVRVSLSVGLMAVLISLFIGVSLGAMAGYFRGKTDDIIMLMVNTFWSIPLLLLVFALVLALGREFWQIYLAVGLTMWIEVARLVRGQILSLREKEFIEAAKSLGFGHFRIITRHILPNIVGPVVVIAASDFASAIIIEAGLSFLGIGVQPPSPSWGTMLKDYYSYIGTQKAFLALAPGVAIMILVLAFNLMGNGLRDAMDVKTKA; translated from the coding sequence ATGCAAAAACCGACAACTACAGCCGATTATTTATCGCCCAATCAGAAAGCCTGGCAGAGATTTAAAAGAAACAAACCGGCAATGCTGGGCATGTTCATCATTGCAATGGCAATTCTGACAGCCATATTCGGACATGTTATTGCACCCGATAAGACTCCCGACACCAACGAACAGATAGCCGAAATTGCCACCAAACCACCCGGTTTTACCATAACTCTGTTAAAGGTTAAAAAAAACGCCCCTCCTAAAAGCCGCAACTTCCTGACCCTCCTGCTCTCGGGTTGGGAAAACTCGTTCAAATTAGTTCCTGTTACCGATTACCGGTTTGAAGAAGACACTCTGCTTGTCAATCGTTTTACCTCATCCTCTACGGTCAAAGTTGACACTTTTCAGCTTGCGGACATCGTTTACTCCTTGTCTGACAACATGTCCGTTGAAAAGCAGGGCAACCGGCTGAGTTTTACCAACTATGAAGGGCAACAGCAACAGGCAGAAATTGATCAATTGCAGCAACTTGTAAAAGACCGGCATCTGATAACCAAAAAGTACCTGTTGGGCACCGATAATTTAGGGCGGGATAATGTCAGCCGCCTCATTCTCGGAGTGCGGGTTTCGCTCTCGGTAGGTTTGATGGCGGTGCTCATTTCCCTGTTCATTGGGGTAAGTCTGGGTGCTATGGCGGGATATTTCAGAGGAAAAACTGATGATATCATCATGCTGATGGTCAATACTTTTTGGTCAATCCCCCTGCTGCTGCTGGTATTTGCCCTCGTGCTTGCACTTGGCCGGGAATTTTGGCAAATCTATCTGGCTGTGGGACTGACGATGTGGATTGAAGTAGCCCGTTTAGTACGGGGGCAGATTTTGAGTTTGCGCGAAAAAGAATTCATTGAAGCGGCAAAGAGTCTGGGGTTCGGACATTTCAGAATTATAACCCGCCATATTTTGCCCAATATTGTAGGTCCGGTGGTGGTTATTGCCGCTTCAGACTTTGCAAGTGCCATCATCATTGAAGCAGGGCTTAGTTTTCTGGGTATCGGGGTGCAGCCGCCAAGCCCTTCGTGGGGAACAATGCTCAAAGATTATTACAGTTATATCGGCACACAAAAAGCCTTTTTAGCCCTGGCACCCGGTGTTGCTATCATGATACTGGTGCTGGCATTTAACCTGATGGGCAACGGACTGCGAGATGCGATGGACGTTAAAACTAAAGCCTGA
- a CDS encoding TonB-dependent receptor, producing the protein MRSFTHFCLFFIWVSVFPLFAQNPSYILSGRLTDSETGLPLHGATVAIQGTYSGAASDGSGNYIIKGIKPGNYQIQASFTGYQPQIQRVEVTGNLSVNFILKPDNRLLDAVLVSALKANPNTATTYTNLNQTDISILNRGQDLPFLLQQTPSVVVTSDAGAGIGYTGMRIRGTDATRINITLNGIPVNDAESHSVFWVNMPDLASSLEDLQIQRGVGTSTNGAGAFGASVNLQSTKMQPSGYGQLQASAGSFNTQRYAVLFGTGLIDDKFTIDGRLSSITSDGYVDRASSNLKSFFVSGAYYGRKNSLKATVFWGHEKTYQAWGGVPQELLGSDRTYNVYTYDNQVDNYRQEHYQLHYSHRLSRNWRASVAAHYTKGAGYYEEFQPEQNLTDYGLENSSFFQQQITGQDTLYVPVTSTDLIRRKWLDNDFYGMVFSVNYEKNKMNTVIGGGANRYLGDHFGEVIWAQFAANGNIRHRYYENTGDKYDANLYWKTEYRFNSKWGLFTDLQYRMIDYHIEGTDEDKGAVGIEPEYHFFNPKAGVTFEVAPHQNLYVSFGMAHREPTRSNLIDNDQPPLAEQLRNVELGYRYSLRRFGLNVNYYLMHYKNQLVLTGNLNDVGYPIQQNVPVSYRTGFEVNGNLKAGSKIEIQANFTTGINKIEAFDQQTGVFDSDFNYLRDTLISYRHTDIAFSPDFTANASISYRPFKQAAISLMNNFVGRQFLDNTSNPDRALDPYFFSNLLLTYRIQPRWMKAIECSLMINNLFNNLYESNGWTYFLLFEQENTVAPQHYNHYYPQAGINFLAGLKLEL; encoded by the coding sequence ATGCGGAGTTTTACCCATTTCTGTTTGTTTTTTATCTGGGTTTCTGTTTTCCCGCTTTTTGCCCAAAACCCCTCCTATATCTTGTCCGGAAGACTGACCGACAGCGAAACCGGACTGCCATTGCACGGGGCTACCGTTGCGATTCAGGGCACCTATTCGGGTGCTGCTTCCGATGGGTCGGGCAACTATATCATTAAAGGTATCAAACCGGGAAATTATCAGATTCAGGCGAGTTTTACGGGCTATCAACCCCAAATTCAGAGGGTGGAGGTTACCGGAAACCTTTCCGTTAACTTTATTCTGAAACCGGACAACAGGTTGCTCGATGCAGTTTTGGTCAGTGCTTTGAAAGCCAATCCCAATACCGCCACCACCTATACCAACCTGAACCAAACAGATATTTCCATACTCAACCGGGGACAAGACCTCCCATTTCTTTTACAGCAAACACCTTCAGTAGTGGTAACTTCTGATGCCGGTGCCGGTATCGGTTATACCGGTATGAGGATACGGGGAACTGATGCTACGCGTATTAACATCACCCTGAACGGAATTCCGGTGAATGATGCCGAGTCGCATAGCGTTTTTTGGGTCAATATGCCCGACCTTGCTTCTTCGCTGGAAGATCTTCAAATTCAGCGGGGTGTGGGCACTTCTACCAATGGGGCAGGTGCTTTCGGGGCTTCAGTCAACCTGCAAAGCACTAAAATGCAACCATCAGGCTATGGACAATTACAAGCCTCTGCCGGTTCTTTTAACACGCAGCGTTATGCTGTATTGTTTGGTACGGGGCTGATTGACGACAAATTTACCATAGACGGTCGCCTCTCGTCCATCACTTCTGACGGATATGTTGACCGCGCTTCTTCCAATCTCAAATCCTTTTTTGTGTCGGGAGCTTATTACGGGCGCAAAAATTCGCTCAAAGCCACTGTTTTTTGGGGGCATGAAAAAACCTATCAGGCTTGGGGAGGTGTTCCGCAGGAACTGCTCGGTTCAGACAGAACTTATAATGTTTATACCTACGACAATCAGGTGGATAATTACCGGCAGGAGCATTATCAACTTCATTATTCTCACCGGTTAAGCCGCAATTGGAGGGCAAGTGTGGCAGCACACTATACCAAAGGGGCGGGTTATTATGAAGAGTTTCAGCCCGAACAAAACCTGACAGATTACGGGTTAGAAAATTCTTCGTTTTTTCAGCAGCAAATAACCGGACAAGATACCCTTTATGTGCCGGTTACATCAACCGACCTCATCCGGCGCAAATGGTTAGACAATGATTTTTACGGGATGGTGTTTTCTGTCAATTATGAAAAAAACAAGATGAACACGGTAATAGGAGGGGGTGCGAACCGCTATCTCGGCGATCATTTCGGGGAAGTGATCTGGGCACAATTTGCTGCAAACGGAAACATCCGGCATCGCTATTACGAAAACACCGGCGACAAATACGATGCAAACCTGTACTGGAAAACTGAGTACCGTTTCAATTCCAAATGGGGGCTGTTTACCGACCTTCAGTACCGGATGATTGATTACCATATCGAAGGAACCGACGAAGACAAAGGGGCAGTCGGCATTGAACCGGAATATCATTTTTTTAACCCCAAAGCCGGCGTTACTTTTGAGGTTGCTCCCCACCAAAACCTTTATGTCTCTTTTGGGATGGCACACCGCGAACCAACCCGAAGCAACCTGATTGACAACGATCAGCCCCCGCTGGCCGAACAGCTTCGGAATGTGGAATTAGGTTACCGTTATTCCCTTCGAAGGTTTGGTTTAAACGTCAATTATTACCTGATGCACTACAAAAACCAACTCGTACTGACCGGAAACCTGAACGATGTGGGTTATCCCATCCAGCAAAATGTGCCGGTCAGCTATCGAACCGGTTTTGAAGTGAACGGCAATCTGAAAGCAGGCAGTAAAATTGAAATTCAGGCCAACTTCACCACCGGCATCAACAAGATTGAAGCCTTCGACCAACAAACCGGAGTTTTTGACAGCGATTTCAACTACCTGAGAGATACCCTGATTTCCTATCGGCATACCGATATTGCGTTTTCCCCCGATTTTACCGCCAATGCCTCCATCAGTTACCGGCCTTTTAAACAAGCTGCCATTTCGCTGATGAACAACTTTGTCGGCCGCCAGTTTTTAGACAATACCTCTAACCCCGATCGAGCCTTAGACCCCTATTTTTTCAGCAATCTGTTGCTCACCTACCGGATTCAACCCCGCTGGATGAAAGCGATTGAGTGCAGCCTGATGATTAACAACCTTTTTAACAACCTGTATGAATCGAACGGATGGACCTATTTCCTGTTGTTTGAACAGGAAAACACAGTTGCTCCTCAACACTATAACCATTATTATCCGCAAGCCGGCATCAACTTTTTGGCCGGTCTGAAACTCGAACTTTAA
- a CDS encoding bleomycin resistance family protein, with amino-acid sequence MDINFHPASPILRVENLALSLEYYQNQLGFTIDWVYEEIFASVSRGPANIMLSQGDQGLGKAWLYIGIGDADLLYEEYGESGAKVRQPPTNFSWAYEMQVEDLDGNVIRFGADPKDNIPYGPWLDMEGKLWE; translated from the coding sequence ATGGACATCAACTTTCACCCCGCCTCGCCTATTCTACGGGTAGAAAATCTGGCCTTGAGCTTAGAGTACTACCAAAATCAACTGGGTTTTACCATTGACTGGGTTTATGAAGAAATTTTCGCCTCCGTGTCAAGAGGTCCGGCCAATATAATGTTGTCGCAAGGCGATCAGGGGCTTGGAAAGGCTTGGCTATATATCGGAATCGGAGATGCCGACCTGCTTTATGAAGAATACGGTGAATCCGGTGCAAAAGTGCGGCAACCGCCCACCAATTTTTCATGGGCTTATGAAATGCAGGTGGAAGACCTGGATGGTAACGTTATCCGGTTTGGTGCAGACCCCAAAGACAATATTCCCTATGGACCCTGGCTCGATATGGAGGGAAAACTTTGGGAATAA
- a CDS encoding transcriptional regulator: protein MAIKDKILSYPAASLLDKLNGQNQKCFTIDEAYGLCAGSSKDSVKRMLGNMVRRGLLMRVKEGLYYVVPFEQDPETFMPDWHLLSQYLVGEAEYYIGYFSALQIYSLTTQPNLKEQIVVNKQIKPATLLVKGIPFQFIYHNEEHFFGNKKTWIDRFNKVQCSDLEKTIIDCLFKPQYAGGITEIAKAIHKSKDKIDYPKMIEYAKRFNSQAVIKRLGFLLELLEIENPVIDEMQKLRTNSFVLLEPSYPKEGKTIFRWAIRQNIDSNSILSPIYS from the coding sequence ATGGCTATAAAAGATAAAATACTGTCTTATCCTGCTGCATCTCTATTGGACAAGCTGAACGGGCAAAACCAAAAGTGCTTTACCATTGATGAAGCATACGGTTTGTGTGCCGGTTCATCCAAAGATTCGGTAAAGCGGATGTTGGGCAATATGGTGAGGCGGGGGTTGCTGATGCGGGTAAAAGAAGGACTTTATTATGTTGTTCCTTTCGAACAAGACCCTGAAACTTTTATGCCCGATTGGCATTTGCTTTCGCAGTATTTGGTTGGCGAGGCAGAATATTACATCGGCTACTTTTCGGCTTTGCAAATTTACAGCCTGACTACTCAGCCGAATTTGAAAGAACAAATCGTGGTAAACAAACAAATCAAGCCTGCAACACTTTTGGTGAAAGGTATTCCGTTCCAATTTATTTATCACAACGAAGAACATTTTTTCGGCAACAAAAAAACGTGGATTGACCGTTTTAATAAAGTGCAATGCAGCGATTTGGAAAAAACAATCATTGACTGCCTTTTTAAACCGCAATACGCAGGCGGCATTACGGAAATTGCCAAAGCCATTCACAAATCGAAAGATAAAATTGATTACCCAAAGATGATTGAGTATGCCAAGCGCTTCAATTCGCAAGCGGTCATTAAACGATTGGGATTTTTGCTGGAGCTATTGGAAATCGAAAACCCCGTAATTGACGAAATGCAAAAATTGCGCACCAATTCTTTTGTTTTGTTGGAACCGTCTTACCCGAAAGAAGGCAAAACGATTTTCCGTTGGGCAATTCGGCAAAATATTGACAGCAATTCAATTCTTTCGCCCATTTACAGTTAA